Part of the Toxotes jaculatrix isolate fToxJac2 chromosome 8, fToxJac2.pri, whole genome shotgun sequence genome is shown below.
TTGTCTGTCGTCCTTTGTAATGGATTCCACTGGTCTTGGAGGTGGTTGCTATGAGATTAGTGGTTGCCAAGGTGTTTGATATGGTCAGTCATACATTGCTACATGGTTGCTAGGTTGTCAAAGGTAATTGCTAGGTGGTTGCTAGGGTATTAATGGTCTCTAAGCGTCGGTTAGTGATGAGGTGTGTCAGGTGGTTGGGAGAGGGGATGGAGGTGTTTGATTTGGTTCGTATGTTCGGTGGGTGGGGTTAAAGTTTGGGTGGTTGGTAATACATCACCTCATGGTGTTAAAGTTGCCGGGGGATTAGTAGATGTTTGCCACAGTTGTCGTGGGATTTAACAATATTTCACAGACTGATCAATAAACTCATAACTGTTGAAGGCCAGTCTCACCCTGCTGACGCCTAATGATGGTGATGTTGTGGTTTTCCAGCCTGGAGAAGCTGCCGAGCATTCAGATAAACGTGGAGAACGAGGACGGTCGGAGAGTCGTGGACGCCGAGACGTCGCTATGatccactgctgctctctgccacCAGGGGGGGCTGCTGGGGGACAAGGAGGGCTGCTGTTACTGATGGGACCCTGTAGCCCTGTGTCGTTTTTAAACCGAGGTGAAAGGTCATTGGACCAATCAGGATTCACCTCGTCGTGCCGTACTTCTCATCCTGCGTTTTCTCGGACGAAGGTGAACGTTTTATTTTCTCATCGTTTTATGGTGAAACACGGAGACTCCACCACTGGGAGCAAATATGGCCGCCACTCAAGGAAGCAGCTTCCTCAGGTTTCTTTGGTTGGTTTTTATTTGGGCGGCccgctgctgctctgtgattggctgctgaaGCATCGGACTGAAACACGGACTCAACGGACGCCTGATTTTTCCAGACTGATGATCTGAAAAACACCTGAAGCTTAATTTTATGGTTTTTCTGTTCCTGCTTTCACGAAGCAGACGAGGCTCTTCACCTCCCACAGGTCCAACGCAGGACGgagtttttatttaatcatcatGCTGATTTaagttgtatgtgtgtcagtgagtgtgtattttttatgtatgtgtgtgtgggagtgtgtatgtgtgcgtgatCATTGTTGTACCTCACCTTGTTGCCTACAGTGGCGACTGAATGACGTCACAGTCGCTGTCATAGTTCCTTCGTAAAGCTTTAATAAAATCAGTTTGGTGACGACAATCAGAATCTGTCTGACGCTTTGATGaccagtgacctctgacctcaggtCAGTGACAGTGGTCTGtacatccatgtttgtttgattgattttatctacaaaatgaaaaaccacGCAAATGAAAGTCTTCGAATTTATTTCAGAAATCTGAACAAAACTAACAGCTGATCCTCATCAGATGCATCAGCATCAGTGAAAGCCAGAAAACGACAGGTACGATCATAAGTTAGTACTGGCTATAAATATTACCAACAAGAATTCAGCTACATATCCTGTTCTGAAGTCAGAACACAGCGATGGTCCACAAGATTAAAACCTAAGAAACCACGTTTGAGATGGGCTGAAGCTGATCCTGGATCTGTTACAGCACAGAGAGCACGAGCagcatgagcagcagcagagcagcagacactggagTTTTCTGTGATCCACCTGAAAAACAGTTCACTGTTAGCAATACAACACAGGAAGGACTCTGATGAATAGTGTTCGTATAGCCTTTGGAAACACCTCGGCCTGGAtcactgagaatcttcacagacaaagAGTTtataaaatctgatttaataAAGTCAGACTTTTCCTCACCGCTGTGCAGCAGCATCTTCTCGGTCACCGTCAGCGATCCGTTGTGCGGCGCTGGTTGGACCTGCAGCAGTTTACACATCAGAGGGTAGATGTGGATGCTGTCGAACGGCTCGGACAGGAAGTTGCTCTTGAAGTCGGGTCCGAAGGCCCTGAAGATGGTCTTCATGTCCATCTCTCCGTTATGGAAGCCGTGGTCTCCTTTGTTGACGTACACGATGAATCTCTGGCGGGAAACAAAGAGATGAAGATGTCAgatgtctgagctgctgctcccTCTCGTCATATTTGTTTTTACTCACAAACTTAGGAATAAAAACCATTAAGCAAACGTGTTTTGTATTCAGTTGTCTGTTAAATGTCAGGGAGCaggtgtaacaacaacaacacatgagctgcagtttttgtttctgatgGAGGGTCATGGCGGCTCAGGGCTCATCGATCAGAGGCTTGAGTCCAGTCTGGGGCGGtcgttgtgtgtgttgtcccaGACATGTTCTCTAAAGGAGAAACGCTGACAGCAAACAGTAGGACGTGATCTGAGGGTCTGTGGAAAACTCACGGAGTTCAGGTTGAATCCCAGATCTGCGACAACCACGATGGGAGGCAACCGCTGACTTTTGCCAAGATGGAAGCTCTCTGGGATCTGGTCTTTCTTGTAGACCGTCAGATTGGGTGCGTTGGACAGAGCATCAAAAACCTCCTGCTCCTTCCCTGGCCGTGGCGTTAGGATGCCAAACCCGCCGTAGTCAAGGATCTCAAAGCTGGCGAGTTTGAGTAAATTCAGGTATTTATTGAGGATGATCTCATCCACCTGCGGCCGCTTCTTGATGGTGGTCATGCCATGGTCGGAGGTGATGATGACATTCAGGCTGTCGGTCAGGTGATGCCGATCAATGGCCTCCCTCAGGTAGCCGATGGTGCGGTCGATCTGCTGGATGATCTTCTTCCTGTCCGGGTGATCCGGGCCCTTGGCGTGGCCCACGTTGTCAGGCTCGCCGTAGTACAGCGTCACCAGGTGGAAGTCTTCCTCAGAGAACCAGCTCATCACCGTGTCAATGTTCTGCTGCCACTCGGTCTCGTTGTCATCTGGGTGGCCTGGTGCCTCCACCAGCACTCGGTTCACCGCCTGACCGCTGTAGTTGGCGCCACCTCCCGGGTAGTAAAAGGAGGCGGTCTTCAGACCCTGAcacaacaagaaacacaaagcacagaagaTCAGTTTGGTTCTGACTCTGTCGCTGGGATTTATAGAGCCAACCTGAAACTAAAACTTCCAGTTCTACCTTCCAGTTCCAGAAGTAAAATCCCAGT
Proteins encoded:
- the zgc:153896 gene encoding ectonucleotide pyrophosphatase/phosphodiesterase family member 7 encodes the protein MKMRLELLLVVTALICAAGKPLSKAAARNKLLLISFDGFRWDYDQDVDTPNLDQLAVDGVKAKYITPPMLTMTSPSHFTTITGRWVEDHEVVHNMMFDTKTNLKIPHKLALTRSEWWDNGVLPLWITAQNQGLKTASFYYPGGGANYSGQAVNRVLVEAPGHPDDNETEWQQNIDTVMSWFSEEDFHLVTLYYGEPDNVGHAKGPDHPDRKKIIQQIDRTIGYLREAIDRHHLTDSLNVIITSDHGMTTIKKRPQVDEIILNKYLNLLKLASFEILDYGGFGILTPRPGKEQEVFDALSNAPNLTVYKKDQIPESFHLGKSQRLPPIVVVADLGFNLNSRFIVYVNKGDHGFHNGEMDMKTIFRAFGPDFKSNFLSEPFDSIHIYPLMCKLLQVQPAPHNGSLTVTEKMLLHSGGSQKTPVSAALLLLMLLVLSVL